The sequence below is a genomic window from Tachysurus vachellii isolate PV-2020 chromosome 2, HZAU_Pvac_v1, whole genome shotgun sequence.
ttattttcttttattttcaggaGAACATTTTGATTTGAAGAAACACCTTCTGGAGATGATTGTTACAGATCTGCAGACACCAACACTCGTTGAAGAACACGGATACCGCCGTTTCATGAACGCTCTAAATCCCAGTGCTTATCCTGCACTGAGTGCCTCTGAGATGCGAAAAGAACTGGTGAATATGTACGTTTCCACAAAGAGGAAAGTGATGGATGCAGTAGGAACCGCCATATACCCAGTGCTCTCTGCTGAACTGTGGATCTCAAGCAAAGAAGAATCCTATCTGACAGTAACATGTCACTTCATTGATAATAAGTGGGAACTGAAATCCTACACACTGGACACGGCTCAGCTATTCAGCGAACACACGCCAGAAAATGTTCATCGGCAGCTATGGAGAATTTCAGCAGAATGGGAGATCACAGAGAAAATTCACGTGGTGGTCATTAATGTTGATGGAATGAAAAAGGTTTGTCAAAATTCAAACTGGACATACATACCCTGCTTCAGCCACACTCTCAACAAAGTCATCTTAGAAGTTGTAGCTAGCCCTGATTGGAGATATCTGCTGAAGAAATGCCGCCATATTGTTCAGTTTTTCCACCAGAAAAATGAAGCATCATGGAGTGACCGCTTGGCCCAGTCTTCTTGTGTTGACTGGCTTTCGACACTAAACATGGTGGAAACGATCTGCAAGCAGTGGCCGAACTTTTCCCAACTCTCCAGTTACAAACAAGCAGATAATCTTTggctgaatgaaaatgaaaggaagttgcttgaaaatataaaaaaggccCTTACTGTTGTTAAAGACGTGACATGGGAGATTGGGACACGTGGATATGTTCAAATCTCCAACATCATACCTCTGCTTGATAAGCTTCATTTGAGCCTCCAAAGGCAACAAGACAACAGTGTAGCCTTGAGGCTCATTGAGAAATGTCATCACCACTTTGGaaacatcaacaaaaatgtATGGTTCACTGTTAGCACAGCACTGGACCCTAGATTCAAAAGCAGTGTACTGAAGACTGAAGAGGAAATAGTCAAAACAAAGATCCAAGAGGAAATGTGCAAACTGGCAAGTGCTGGGATGAGTAACGATTGCCAGAGAAACATTTCAGGGAAGGTGGATTATGAAGATTTATTCCTGAAGTATGCTATAGAAGGTGATGTCTCAGCTACTCACAGTCCTCTTCAATACTGGGAAGCTATGAGCAAGTCTAATGACATGTCCATG
It includes:
- the LOC132862728 gene encoding E3 SUMO-protein ligase ZBED1-like isoform X3 translates to MEKKRSHPERSHHPYTNKQLSFRHVYKDHTFTKAGEHFDLKKHLLEMIVTDLQTPTLVEEHGYRRFMNALNPSAYPALSASEMRKELVNMYVSTKRKVMDAVGTAIYPVLSAELWISSKEESYLTVTCHFIDNKWELKSYTLDTAQLFSEHTPENVHRQLWRISAEWEITEKIHVVVINVDGMKKVCQNSNWTYIPCFSHTLNKVILEVVASPDWRYLLKKCRHIVQFFHQKNEASWSDRLAQSSCVDWLSTLNMVETICKQWPNFSQLSSYKQADNLWLNENERKLLENIKKALTVVKDVTWEIGTRGYVQISNIIPLLDKLHLSLQRQQDNSVALRLIEKCHHHFGNINKNVWFTVSTALDPRFKSSVLKTEEEIVKTKIQEEMCKLASAGMSNDCQRNISGKVDYEDLFLKYAIEGDVSATHSPLQYWEAMSKSNDMSMVAHKYLSVISTAIPIERMIHEDKSRFLFNRRKSLELKDINMMLFLNGNHQKI
- the LOC132862728 gene encoding E3 SUMO-protein ligase ZBED1-like isoform X1 — its product is MEKRGSYPERSHHPYTNKQLSFRHVYKDHTFTKAESGSRQLHDPDWRRKEYEFRPDKALSVKQRNMRLERSHHPYTNKQLSFRHVYKDHTFTKAESGSRQLHDPDRRRKEYEFRPDKALSVKQPNMRLERSHHPYTNKQLSFRHVYKDHTFTKAGEHFDLKKHLLEMIVTDLQTPTLVEEHGYRRFMNALNPSAYPALSASEMRKELVNMYVSTKRKVMDAVGTAIYPVLSAELWISSKEESYLTVTCHFIDNKWELKSYTLDTAQLFSEHTPENVHRQLWRISAEWEITEKIHVVVINVDGMKKVCQNSNWTYIPCFSHTLNKVILEVVASPDWRYLLKKCRHIVQFFHQKNEASWSDRLAQSSCVDWLSTLNMVETICKQWPNFSQLSSYKQADNLWLNENERKLLENIKKALTVVKDVTWEIGTRGYVQISNIIPLLDKLHLSLQRQQDNSVALRLIEKCHHHFGNINKNVWFTVSTALDPRFKSSVLKTEEEIVKTKIQEEMCKLASAGMSNDCQRNISGKVDYEDLFLKYAIEGDVSATHSPLQYWEAMSKSNDMSMVAHKYLSVISTAIPIERMIHEDKSRFLFNRRKSLELKDINMMLFLNGNHQKI